A genomic segment from Tachysurus fulvidraco isolate hzauxx_2018 chromosome 21, HZAU_PFXX_2.0, whole genome shotgun sequence encodes:
- the si:dkey-247m21.3 gene encoding 5-hydroxytryptamine receptor 4 isoform X2 — protein sequence MATTADPTEESVDEVVSEHIFNPLERILLTFFLASIIVMTVLGNLLVMVALSRDRQLRKKKTNYFIVSLAFADLLVALLVMPFAAIELTTGDWRYGDTFCLVRTSLDVLLTTASILHLCCIALDRYYAICCQPLVYRNKMTPVRVSLMLGGCWVIPLFISFLPIMQNWNVIGIEDIIEERKLSHGSNRTSCIFMVNRPYALVCSAVAFYVPLCLMVLAYQRIYVTAMEHARQIRMLRRAGSTPISSYYSHEHPGSSRMKIETKAAKTLAVIMGCFCLCWAPFFVTNVVDPFIQYSVPWQMWTTWLWLGYINSGLNPFLYAFLNRAFRRAFLMILCCGDMRYARQGSFSPSRHCSASVNGTSIALRLSFLPNRSYSDNGKQILSSEQESLDSAGVF from the exons ATGGCCACGACGGCCGATCCCacagaaga ATCAGTTGATGAAGTGGTGAGTGAGCACATTTTTAACCCCCTGGAGAGAATCCTTTTGACCTTCTTCCTGGCTTCTATTATTGTTATGACTGTCCTTGGTAACCTGCTGGTGATGGTGGCTCTTTCGAGGGACAGGCAGCTGAG GAAGAAGAAAACCAACTACTTCATTGTCTCCCTGGCATTTGCAGACCTCCTGGTGGCTCTTTTAGTGATGCCATTTGCAGCGATAGAGCTCACCACAGGCGACTGGAGATACGGAGACACGTTCTGTCTGGTGCGCACCTCACTGGATGTGCTGCTTACCACAGCCTCCATACTGCACCTGTGCTGCATTGCTCTAGACAG GTACTATGCAATTTGCTGCCAGCCGCTGGTCTACAGGAACAAGATGACACCTGTGAGAGTGTCTCTGATGCTGGGGGGGTGTTGGGTTATCCCCTTGTTCATCTCCTTTCTCCCCATCATGCAGAACTGGAATGTGATTGGCATTGAGGACATT ATTGAGGAAAGGAAGCTAAGCCACGGCTCAAACAGGACGTCCTGCATATTCATGGTGAACCGACCATATGCTCTCGTTTGCTCAGCCGTGGCCTTCTATGTGCCTCTCTGTTTGATGGTCCTCGCCTACCAGCGCATCTATGTGACAGCTATGGAGCACGCTCGGCAGATCCGAATGCTGCGGCGTGCCGGATCCACTCCCATATCCTCTTACTACAGTCACGAACACCCCGGCTCCAGCCGCATGAAAATAGAAACCAAGGCGGCCAAGACACTGGCAGTCATTATGGGTTGCTTCTGTCTGTGCTGGGCTCCATTTTTTGTCACTAACGTGGTGGACCCCTTCATCCAATACAGTGTACCATGGCAGATGTGGACCACATGGCTGTGGCTGGGATATATTAACTCAGGCTTAAACCCATTCCTTTATGCCTTTCTGAACCGGGCTTTTCGAAGAGCCTTCCTCATGATCCTGTGCTGTGGGGACATGCGCTATGCCCGCCAGGGAAGCTTTAGTCCGAGCAGACATTGCTCGGCATCTGTGAACGGAACATCCATTGCGCTCAG